The following are from one region of the Phyllostomus discolor isolate MPI-MPIP mPhyDis1 chromosome 9, mPhyDis1.pri.v3, whole genome shotgun sequence genome:
- the AAR2 gene encoding protein AAR2 homolog has product MAAMQMDPELAKSLFFEGATVVILNMPKGTEFGIDYNSWEVGPKFRGVKMIPPGIHFLHYSSVDKANPRDVGPRMGFFLSLQQRGLTLLRWNSAQEEVDLSPAPEAEVEAMRANLQELDQFLGPYPYPTLKKWISLTNFISEATMERLQPESRQICAFSEVLPVLSLKHTKDRMEQNLPRCGTECKSYQEGLARLPEMKPKAGTEIRFSKLPTQMFPAGATPAEITRHSMDLSYALETVLSKQFPSSPKDVLGELQFAFVCFLLGNVYEAFEHWKRLLNLLCRSEEAMVKHHTLYISLISILYHQLGEIPADFFVDIVSQDNFLTSTLQVFFSSACSVAVDATLRQKAAKFQAHLTKKFRWDFEAEPEDCAPVVVELPEGAETG; this is encoded by the exons ATGGCTGCCATGCAGATGGATCCCGAACTTGCCAAGAGCCTCTTCTTTGAAGGGGCCACTGTGGTCATCCTGAATATGCCCAAGGGGACAGAGTTTGGCATTGATTACAACTCTTGGGAAGTGGGACCCAAGTTCCGGGGTGTGAAGATGATTCCACCAGGCATCCACTTCCTCCACTATAGCTCTGTGGACAAGGCCAATCCCAGGGATGTGGGCCCTCGGATGGGCTTCTTCCTTAGCCTGCAGCAGCGGGGGCTGACGCTCCTGCGCTGGAACTCGGCCCAGGAAGAGGTGGACCTTTCCCCAGCCCCAGAAGCTGAGGTGGAGGCCATGAGGGCCAACCTCCAGGAGCTGGACCAGTTCCTAGGACCTTACCCATACCCCACGCTCAAGAAGTGGATCTCACTCACCAACTTCATCAGCGAGGCCACAATGGAGAGGCTGCAGCCTGAGAGCCGGCAGATCTGCGCCTTCTCAGAGGTGCTTCCTGTGCTCTCCCTGAAGCACACCAAGGACCGGATGGAGCAGAATCTACCCCGCTGTGGCACTGAGTGCAAAAGCTACCAGGAAGGCCTGGCTCGGCTGCCTGAGATGAAGCCCAAAGCCGGGACAGAGATCCGCTTCTCAAAGCTCCCCACACAGATGTTCCCAGCAGGTGCCACGCCAGCAGAGATAACCAGACACAGCATGGACCTGAGCTATGCTCTGGAGACTGTGCTCAGCAAGCAGTTCCCCAGCAGCCCCAAGGATGTGCTCG GCGAACTTCAGTTTGCCTTTGTATGCTTCCTGCTGGGCAATGTGTACGAGGCATTTGAGCACTGGAAGCGGCTCCTGAACCTCCTGTGCCGGTCGGAGGAAGCCATGGTGAAGCACCACACCCTCTACATCAGCCTCATCTCCATCCTGTACCACCAGCTCGGCGAGATCCCCGCAGACTTCTTCGTGGACATCGTCTCCCAGGACAACTTCCTCACCAGCACCTTACAG gttttcttttcctctgcctgCAGTGTTGCTGTGGATGCCACCCTGAGGCAGAAAGCTGCAAAGTTCCAAGCTCACTTGACCAAGAAGTTTCGGTGGGACTTCGAAGCGGAGCCTGAGGACTGCGCCCCGGTGGTGGTGGAGCTCCCCGAGGGCGCGGAGACCGGCTAA